Within the Candidatus Campbellbacteria bacterium genome, the region TCTCCCACCCCTTCTTCAGTGCTTTAATCCAAGACTCCAAGAACTTCACGCAGTCTGACGAATTGAGCTGTGCTGACTGTTCTCCTTCTCCCATCTCTTCACCTCCTGTTTTGATTTAGAAAGGAACATTACCATCTTTATGTTACACCACACCGCACCAAATGTCAAAGATTGGTATAATGGGTGTGATGAAGAGGCGTGAGGGGGAGGGGAGGGAGTCTCAAAACAAAAACAGCAGGAATATCCTACTGTTTTTGTTTGTCACTTTGTTTAATAACAATGTATACATTGCAGTGTTTACCACTGCGCCATCCTATTTATTTGATTGTAGATGTCAAATAGGCAAAAGTCATCTTTGGGTATTCTTCTTTTCTTCTCATATATTTTTTTATATCAACCTATGATCATCGTTTGATGACTTTTACCTATATAGGTTGATGTGTACACTTTACCATAGAGAGAACCACCTTTTACAAAATGGATTGTGGGAAAACAAGGAAAATGTTAATAAATATAAAGACTTTTGCCTTTTTATATTATCTGCTTGTCATAATTTAGGAAGTAGGAATATAATATGTAGGTATGATAAAGAAAATTAAAAAGTTGAAAAATCTTGGGATATTTAAAGATTTTAACTGGGGTTCTGAGACGAATGATTTTAAAAAATTCAATTTAATATATGGTTGGAATAGAAGTGGAAAGACATCTATTTCTCGTATTTTTGCGAGTTGTGAGAAAAAATGTACTTATGACGAAAATAAGTTCAAGCAATACCCAAAACATGGAGAATTTGAGATAAAGACAGATAGTGTGTCCATAAAAGATACAGATGTCATTAATAATATTTTACCAATAAAAGTTTTTAACCAAGATTTTATAGATGAAAATATTTCTTTTGATGATTCAAACCTATGTAACCCTATTATTTATGTTAGTGATAAGGACATTCAAAGTAAAAGGCAATTGGAAAAATTAAAATTGGATAGTGATGATTTTTCAAAAAAACACATATTGGCAGAAAAAGAAATATTAATACAACAAAAAATAAAAGACAACTTTCTTGTGCCGTTAGCAAAGAATATTAAGGACGATCTTAATCTTAATTATACTAAAACAACTGTAGAAAATTTAATAAAACAAATCGGCATTGATAATTTTGATGGCAAATTTCTCTCTGATGAAAATGAAAGAAATTATACTAATATAATTAATAATGAGCCTAAAAATGAACAGCACAAACTTTCAGATTATCAAATCAACTTTTCTTTTAATAGTAAAATTATAGATAATTTTCAAAAGATTTTTGAAGAAGTTAAAAATTTACTCAATAAAAATGTTATATCTGAATCATTAGATAGATTGAAGAATGATCAAGATTTAAATACCTGGGTTAAGCATGGTTTTGATTTACATAAAACAAAAGAAGAAACAAAAAAATGTTTATTTTGTGAAAAACCACTAGATAAAGATTTCTTAGATACCCTCTCAAGACATTTTAGTGAAGATTATGAAAAACTACAGAATCAAATTAATGATTTAAAAAATGGTATTTTGAGATTTAAAGAGCAAGAGGTTGAAGTAGAAAATAAAGATCTTTATCCTAATTTGAAAAGTGGGTATAAGAATAATGCAGAAAATTTGAATAAATGTATCAGAAAAATGAACGAGTGGATTGATAAAACAGTAGAAATTTTAGAAGAGAAATACAACAAACCACTTGATGTTGTAAATAGCCCAGACACTCCACAAGATTTTTTAAACTCGTATAATTCATCTATTGCAAAGTTGAACGCTATTATTGAAGAACATAATGAGAAGACAAAAAACCATACCCAAGAAGTCGAGAAAGCAAAAGAACAACTTGTAATGCACATGATTGCTAAAGCCTTATCTGAAGAAGATTTAAAAAAAATGAATAATGATTTAGAACAAGCTATTAATAATGAAAATACTATTAAAACGAATCTTGATAAAATTAATCCCGATATTCAAAAACTTGAGAATCAGTCTTCAGATATTGGTGTGGCAATTGCAGATGTAAATAAGCATCTAAAAGAATTCTTTGGGGAAGAAGAAATAACACTTGAATTGGCTAAAGAAAATAAAGGATATAGCATAAAAAGAAACGGGGAAATAGCTGAAAATTTAAGTGAAGGTGAGAAATCAGCAATTGCATTCTCATATTTTATTGTTAAAGTTGGAGAAAAAGAATTTGACAAATCAAATGGAATTATTTTTATAGACGATCCAATTTCAAGTTTTGATTCAAACTTTATTTATCATTGTTTTTCAATAATAAGAACACATTTCAGTGAAGTTGGACAATTATTTATTTCCACACACAATTTTCAGTTTTTCAATCTAATAAAGAATTGGTTTATTAGAAATAATAAAAACAGAAAAAAGGGGAATAAAGACGAATGCTGCGAGTTTTTTATGGTAGAAAATTTTATTGAATCAAACACAAGAAAAGCAAGAATTGTTGCATTAGATAAGACACTGCGAGAATATAAATCTGAATATCATTTTTTATTTTATAACCTCAAAAAGTTTGTAGAAAGGGAAGATATACAATATGAAGATTTTTATACTATTGGAAACATGGCAAGGAGATTTTTTGATATTTTTGCAGATTTTAAAAGACCAACAATAGAAGATCAAAAGACCAAACTAGAAGAGTTGGTAAAGGATATTAATGACCCAGAAGAAAAAATAAGTATAGCAGAAAAGACAAAAGCGTATAAACTAATTAATGATTTCTCCCATAATTCTGATCCAGCTAGTGCAATAGAACATAAAGATAAAAGCGAAATTAAAGATGCGATAAAAATTTTATTAAGTATAGTTAAAGAATCAGACCCAAAGCATTTTGAACTCCTAAAGATAAAATCTATATAAAATGATAAGTGAATTTGAAATATTGAAACATCTTCAAAATGAAATGCCTCATATAATGGAAAAGGTTGAAAATTTATTTGGAGAAAAGGATGAGAGCTGGGGATTTTCTGGGATTAGGATTTGTTCTGATGAGGATGTTCCTTGTGTATATTATCCCCGAGTAGAAGGAAAAAATATCGGAATATTAATATCCAAATCTTGTATTGATGACAGTGATTGCATAAGGGCAGAATGGCAACTTGCACACGAATGTGTCCATCTTTTATCTCCTGATAAAAATAAAGGAATAAACGCAAATTTTTTAGAGGAA harbors:
- a CDS encoding AAA family ATPase produces the protein MIKKIKKLKNLGIFKDFNWGSETNDFKKFNLIYGWNRSGKTSISRIFASCEKKCTYDENKFKQYPKHGEFEIKTDSVSIKDTDVINNILPIKVFNQDFIDENISFDDSNLCNPIIYVSDKDIQSKRQLEKLKLDSDDFSKKHILAEKEILIQQKIKDNFLVPLAKNIKDDLNLNYTKTTVENLIKQIGIDNFDGKFLSDENERNYTNIINNEPKNEQHKLSDYQINFSFNSKIIDNFQKIFEEVKNLLNKNVISESLDRLKNDQDLNTWVKHGFDLHKTKEETKKCLFCEKPLDKDFLDTLSRHFSEDYEKLQNQINDLKNGILRFKEQEVEVENKDLYPNLKSGYKNNAENLNKCIRKMNEWIDKTVEILEEKYNKPLDVVNSPDTPQDFLNSYNSSIAKLNAIIEEHNEKTKNHTQEVEKAKEQLVMHMIAKALSEEDLKKMNNDLEQAINNENTIKTNLDKINPDIQKLENQSSDIGVAIADVNKHLKEFFGEEEITLELAKENKGYSIKRNGEIAENLSEGEKSAIAFSYFIVKVGEKEFDKSNGIIFIDDPISSFDSNFIYHCFSIIRTHFSEVGQLFISTHNFQFFNLIKNWFIRNNKNRKKGNKDECCEFFMVENFIESNTRKARIVALDKTLREYKSEYHFLFYNLKKFVEREDIQYEDFYTIGNMARRFFDIFADFKRPTIEDQKTKLEELVKDINDPEEKISIAEKTKAYKLINDFSHNSDPASAIEHKDKSEIKDAIKILLSIVKESDPKHFELLKIKSI